From the genome of Biomphalaria glabrata chromosome 17, xgBioGlab47.1, whole genome shotgun sequence, one region includes:
- the LOC106077499 gene encoding testicular haploid expressed gene protein-like, whose amino-acid sequence MAANQTGHRIDVLAKPRQLHPLYRENRRSVYWVDKEPLKPGPDGTTAVDASPRVLELSRHKTADGWHPDRPSASWPVSETAKSASASPRIIQLSGHKNPHRNYLFDRSPEWDIPRSALSSSSGPRLDRLATPKNRADSNSYYDPYWGYRLPIEANILKASCSPRVEALSAFKDYHKNFTPARPVQWTVSREALQAIASIRLQQLSRPPSRALTKDDFDPYRIPSGALRAQSTPRLDELALPIPRKVRAKRIV is encoded by the exons ATGGCGGCAAATCAGACAG GCCACAGAATTGATGTGTTGGCTAAACCCAGACAACTTCATCCACTGTACAGAGAAAATAG ACGATCGGTCTATTGGGTGGACAAGGAGCCGCTAAAGCCTGGCCCAGATGGAACTACAGCAGTTG ATGCCTCACCAAGAGTCCTGGAGTTGTCTCGCCATAAGACTGCAGATGGATGGCATCCTGACAG aCCTTCTGCCTCCTGGCCAGTTTCTGAGACTGCCAAATCTGCTTCGGCATCGCCAAGAATCATACAGCTGAGTGGGCACAAGAATCCACATCGTAACTATCTGTTTGACCGAAGTCCTGAGTGGGACATTCCCAGGTCAGCTCTCTCATCCAGTTCTGGCCCCAGACTTGATAGGCTGGCAACGCCGAAGAACCGGGCAGATTCTAATTCCTACTATGACCCTTACTGGGGTTACAG GCTGCCAATAGAAGCCAACATCCTAAAAGCAAGTTGCTCACCCAGAGTGGAGGCTCTGAGTGCTTTCAAGGACTATCATAAA AATTTTACTCCAGCAAGGCCAGTTCAGTGGACTGTGTCCAGGGAGGCCTTGCAGGCCATAGCCTCTATCAGACTTCAGCAACTGTCTCGTCCACCATCTCGTGCACTGACCAAGGATGATTTCGACCCTTACAGAATTCCTTCTGGGGCTCTGAGAGCCCAGTCCACCCCACGGCTTGATGAGCTGGCATTGCCCATCCCACGCAAAGTGCGAGCCAAAAGAATAGTTTGA